TACGAACTTCATATTTTGAGTAGAATGAGATATTAAACAAAAACGACTTCTACTCAAGCAGGTCAAACTACCCGATTACTACTTATCTTAGTGAAACATAATTTTTCATAATTCTAATTTTCACTAAAACTTTCATCCACCGACGCTAAAGTCTCTGCACTAAATGGTTGAGACGTTTGGCCGTCTATCATTAACTTAAGATAAATATTGTAAACCGAAAGATTAACCAGATGATCCTGGCTGAATACCGGATAAAATTCCTGATTTAGGAATTTAGCATCTTCTACTCCTAACCTAAAGGAAATTAAAGTCCCTACATTTCCTAAAATTGCCATCCTTATTTTTTCATCCATCTGTCCCAAATACTGGTTGCTTAAGATAAGGTTTA
This sequence is a window from Atribacterota bacterium. Protein-coding genes within it:
- a CDS encoding TraM recognition domain-containing protein, whose protein sequence is IPEAERKDFYLYVDEFQSFTTNSFIDILSEARKYRLNLILSNQYLGQMDEKIRMAILGNVGTLISFRLGVEDAKFLNQEFYPVFSQDHLVNLSVYNIYLKLMIDGQTSQPFSAETLASVDESFSEN